TTCTGCGAATCGATATTGATACGCCGAATGGTTCCACACCTTATTCATCACCAGCGACGAATCCCTTCTTTGGCGCAACGCCCGGGTTGGATGAAATTTATGCCGTAGGAATGAGAAATCCCTGGCGCTTTTCATTTGATCGAGGCGGCTCACATCAACTCTATGTCGCCGATGTCGGACAAGGCGCGAGAGAGGAAATCGACATTGTCACCAATGGCGGAAATTATGGATGGCGGGTGTATGAAGGAACCCAGTGCACCAATCTGGATGCGCAACTTTGTACCCCAGGCAATTACACCATGCCGATTGCCGAATATTCGCACACCGGTGGTCGTTGTTCGATAACCGGCGGATATGTCTATCGCGGAACCATCAATACCTTTCCGGATGGCGCTTATATCTATGCCGATTATTGTTCTGGCGAAATCTTTCAATTGCAGGGCACAACCCAGACGGTGATTTTGGACACCGCTTTTCTTCTATCCTCATTTGGCGAAGATGAAGCCGGAGAAATTTACGTCATTCAATACAGCAGCACGAGTGGCACGTTATATAAAATAACCAACACGACAAGCTGTAGCTATTCCATTAATCCCACTTCACAAACATTCAGCGCCTCGGGCGGGAGTGGCAGCGTAACGGTGAATACGACAGCCGGGTGTATGTGGTCGGCTATGAGTAATGCCGCGTGGCTTTCAATAACTTCAAGCACCAGTGGAACCGGACCTGGAAGTGTAAATTTTAACGTCGCGGCAAACACAACCACGTCACAAAGACAAGGGACATTGACTATCGCAGGACAAACTTTCACGGTGACCCAGTCGGGAATC
The Acidobacteriota bacterium DNA segment above includes these coding regions:
- a CDS encoding PQQ-dependent sugar dehydrogenase; amino-acid sequence: MRNRIIVLSCGFIFIIFIAISFIRASAQQVGSEPNINAPQAINLVPVIGNLASPVYVTNAHDGSNRLFIVEKAGRIRVLQPGASSTTTFLDISARVLSSGSEQGLLGLAFHPNYSTNRRFFVNYTRQTDGATVIAEYQVSVADPNVADTTETVILTYAQPFTNHKGGMLEFGTDGYLYIAAGDGGSANDPGNRAQNINVFLGKILRIDIDTPNGSTPYSSPATNPFFGATPGLDEIYAVGMRNPWRFSFDRGGSHQLYVADVGQGAREEIDIVTNGGNYGWRVYEGTQCTNLDAQLCTPGNYTMPIAEYSHTGGRCSITGGYVYRGTINTFPDGAYIYADYCSGEIFQLQGTTQTVILDTAFLLSSFGEDEAGEIYVIQYSSTSGTLYKITNTTSCSYSINPTSQTFSASGGSGSVTVNTTAGCMWSAMSNAAWLSITSSTSGTGPGSVNFNVAANTTTSQRQGTLTIAGQTFTVTQSGITCTYSLSNGSQNFTSGGGSGSFNVITQTACNWTASPNANWVSITSG